The window CCGTCGAGTTGGGCGGCACTTCCTTGTTCACCACCGATCCGGAGCCGATCTTGGAGTCGTGTCCGACGCGGATCGGGCCGAGGATCGCCGCCCCCGCCCCGACGATCACGTTGTCCTCGAGGGTGGGGTGACGCTTCCCCTTGTTCCAGCTCGTCCCGCCCAGGGTCACGCCGTGGTACAGGGTGACGTTGTTGCCGACCTCCGCCGTCTCGCCGATCACGACCCCCATGCCGTGATCGATGAAGAACCCGTCGCCGATCGTCGCTCCCGGGTGAATCTCGATCCCCGTGAGGGATCTCGAGATGTGGGAAAGGAAGCGGGCAAGGACCCTTACGTCGTGCGT is drawn from Deltaproteobacteria bacterium and contains these coding sequences:
- the cysE gene encoding serine O-acetyltransferase, producing the protein MFRSIRNDIKVIFERDPAARSVLEIFLCYPGFHAVRFHHLAHWLWTHDVRVLARFLSHISRSLTGIEIHPGATIGDGFFIDHGMGVVIGETAEVGNNVTLYHGVTLGGTSWNKGKRHPTLEDNVIVGAGAAILGPIRVGHDSKIGSGSVVNKEVPPNSTVVGIPGRVVYREGNVYNDPTGVAGTPDPEGKAIKCLTEQIFALEKRVEELAKRVEEAPQPAAARTGT